Proteins from one Xenopus tropicalis strain Nigerian chromosome 1, UCB_Xtro_10.0, whole genome shotgun sequence genomic window:
- the ube2k gene encoding ubiquitin-conjugating enzyme E2 K, with protein MANIAAQRIKREFKEVLKSEETSKNQIKVDLVDENFSELRGEIAGPPDTPYEGGRYQLEIKIPETYPFNPPKVRFITKIWHPNISSVTGAICLDILKDQWAAAMTLRTVLLSLQALLAAAEPDDPQDAVVANQYKQNPEMFKQTARLWAHVYAGAPVTSPEYTKKIENLCAMGFDRNAVIAALSSKAWDVETATELLLSN; from the exons ATGGCGAACATCGCAGCACAGAGGATCAAAAGGGAGTTCAAGGAGGTGCTCAAAAGCGAAGAG ACTAGCAAAAACCAAATCAAAGTAGACCTAGTAGACGAGAATTTCTCTGAGCTTCGTGGTGAGATAGCTGGTCCACCTGACACACCATATGAAG GTGGGAGATACCAGTTAGAAATCAAAATTCCAGAAACCTACCCATTTAACCCCCCTAAG gttcGCTTTATTACCAAAATCTGGCATCCGAATATTAGTTCTGTCACAGGAGCCATCTGCTTGGACATATTGAAAGACCAATG gGCTGCAGCTATGACCTTAAGAACAGTATTGTTATCGTTGCAAGCTCTGTTGGCTGCAGCAGAACCAGATGATCCGCAGGATGCAGTGGTGGCTAATCAG TATAAACAAAATCCAGAAATGTTTAAACAGACAGCTCGACTGTGGGCACACGTGTACGCAGGAGCACCCGTCACTAGTCCAGAATACACGAAAAAAATAGAGAACCTTTGTGCCATGGGCTTTGATagg AATGCAGTAATAGCTGCCTTGTCGTCAAAAGCATGGGATGTAGAAACTGCGACAGAACTACTTCTGAGTAACTGA
- the ube2k gene encoding ubiquitin-conjugating enzyme E2 K isoform X1 encodes MTLRTVLLSLQALLAAAEPDDPQDAVVANQYKQNPEMFKQTARLWAHVYAGAPVTSPEYTKKIENLCAMGFDRNAVIAALSSKAWDVETATELLLSN; translated from the exons ATGACCTTAAGAACAGTATTGTTATCGTTGCAAGCTCTGTTGGCTGCAGCAGAACCAGATGATCCGCAGGATGCAGTGGTGGCTAATCAG TATAAACAAAATCCAGAAATGTTTAAACAGACAGCTCGACTGTGGGCACACGTGTACGCAGGAGCACCCGTCACTAGTCCAGAATACACGAAAAAAATAGAGAACCTTTGTGCCATGGGCTTTGATagg AATGCAGTAATAGCTGCCTTGTCGTCAAAAGCATGGGATGTAGAAACTGCGACAGAACTACTTCTGAGTAACTGA